ataatagtgtaagtattttaaattgaagatcgagttcattcattgtattcatatagagtcaatgagtgtagttgtaaaaaaatcatgaaaatcgaagttaaaataaccgttaaattgtgatttttcgttgataaccgttgaaaagttttgtcccattattggatctctgaatgtttgttttttgcgattttttgctgatgcgatctcgaagcatatacaaacaagtttgacgtttagatcgttgaaattagttttgtagaatttatatcccatcaagttcaatggtgtgtatatatatttattaagtagatttaaatttatttattttgtacgtataacacttaagaaattgaatgatatgtatatttaagccgatccaatgatcacaaatttttaatatttaatttaatatatatatatatataattagtatagtttttaggggtataaaattgttaaattaatatatataattattatagtatttttttaggttataaaattataaaattaatattttacttatcgtgtatcgtgttacccacgtgtatactcGAAccaacctgttatcttaacaggtgcttattaGGTTACCCGATTCGATATCGTGTCGATCAGAAGACCTGTTAATTTCATGTGGTGTCATGTCAGGTTATAGGGTCGTGTCAAGAATTGCCAAACCTACCTCACACAGTCATTCCTTCCTCCAACCTTTATGTCGATTGTAGCCCAAATCTTGCCTAGCCTCGCTCCGACCCAAATGTCACACCCCACCaccattatttattattttttgttttttcaaaaattttagTGATTAATTAAACAGAGGTTTAAAAGTCTTCTTACAAATAGATAAATatgttattaatatttttattaaatactgGATAGGAAAATAAGACACTGGTGTTGTAATATCAACACTCAAAATAATTTGACTCGTCCTTTGGAAGAAAAAACAGAAGTAAATTTAGCTTCTAGTTTTAAATTCTCATGTGTCAAATCAAATTTGACAATGTAAATTTAACATCTCGAGATGCTCTAATTAATCAGAAGATCCTCATGAGAACGCTCCTCTTTGTCTTCCCAATTGTCCAAACGATTCCTCACCTTTTCAACCTGGAAAACAATTTGAATGTTATATAATATGTGCATGAACATATCCCTCTGCatgcatcatgcatgcatgAGGTAACTATATATTTGTGaactcaaatatatatattatatatataatatggttTGTTTAATTGACAATAAAACTAAagatgtttaattatttttaattaagctAACCTCTTTGTTCCAGTCAGTCCGAAATGTGACCCACATTAAGATAACAGTTTGCATAAAAGTACCTCCTATCATCCCAACCCATATTCcctggaaaaaaaagaagatataaATTGTAATTAAAACAACTACAATAGGAGAAatgtaaagaaaaaaatgacattagaaGTTGAGATACCTGAGCTCCAAAGTCGAACTTGAAGCCAAGAAGGCAACCCAATGGAATGCCAACGATGTAGTAGCATCCCACGTTAACATATGCTACAAATGCTTGCCATCCACACCCAACGGCCACCCCTTTATGTTTAACCCATAAGTGAAGTATCACATCAAAAAGGGCCAAAAAGAAAAGGCGGATTTTGGTTCCAACAGAAAAGGATAggagaataaaaaattaactaaaattaCGATCACGCAGGATTTGGATGTTCAACTAGAGAAGATCGATATCATTGGGCTAAGTAAGGAATCAAGGTTAGTGCTATTCACAATTATTTTCACTTTTtgcacatttaaaaaaaaatttgaccatcaaaacaaatgaattaaagaaaattaataacaaaaaattttaaaaagtatGTGAGAGATTAAAATGGATGTGTAGATAACACTTACTTGAAGTAATTAAGCAGCCACAGTTTATTGTAAAACATCACAACATTAAGGTGATAAATTATCTAATATTCTACTAGGGAAATGATTTTCACTCTTTTTAATTTCTCACACATTTCTTTATTTATAGCcatcaaattgaataaattaaacaaagtCTTATTCAGCATGATGCTTACTGAATCTCGACCATAATTAAATAAGGATGTGTAAGAAATTAAAATGATATTACTCATTTTCCATTTATATTGTCTGTGTAAAAGAAATTTGGCCACTAATGACTTTTCGTCTCGTAGAGTCATCTCTcattatttttatcttcttgACATCATTCTTTAATTTGTAAGTCATTTTGCATAGCCAAGTACCACCTTCCTTCAAATCATCTCCAATCCTTGGGttagaatttaaaatttttaatctaaaaaatttaggttataACCCAAAAATAGTTTTTGTCTTCCAACCCTTATGGGTTAAATTTTTAACCCatgattattaaagaatgaatttagaataatttttttcttaaaaacttaaaaaaataattatgtagactagtttaatttaattttttgaacattttaacctaaaaatatttagattccaataaatattgaaaaatcactaaactagCACCATGAAACTCGTGGAACACTACGAAAGAATATAAAacacataaaataattttttaattacttcaaccgttgaatttaaatttggaccgttagattttttttttaccgttaaatttgatcaaattagaTCCTACCAGTTGGATTCAATGATTTtataatataaaactaaaaaaatacacatatatggtgGGCTAACCTCACTAACTTAGGGGGGATCCTGATCCAAATTTATCTCAGAaatgagttttaggttttaacttaTATTTGCCCTTAGAATTAAAGCAAGTTGGGGTAAATTTAGAATATAAAACTTGAATTTTACTTCAATAATTGGAGTAGGTCTCAAAGGGAGACAAAGATATACTCGTTTAGAAAGTCTTGCTTAAACGTGATAAACATTACCGACAGAAGATTTGTCAGTTATCTCTTATTCAAGTTAATCAATGCATGCAACTGTTTACACCTGGCTCAGATGGGTTAATTGTCTGTATGCAGAATTTTCCTTTCATGGCTAAATTTTCAACATATTGACTAGATAGGTAAAGTTATggtttagtttattttatttaagtgAATGCATGTATATACATAGCAAAAGGATTCTTGTACTTTATTTTGTTGGGTTAAATAAGTTAATTAGTAATTAAAAtgtataaacaaaagaaagagtGCAGAAGAAGAAAACGAATGTGCAAAAATTATTTCCTATATATTTAACGTGAAATTTCACTTACCTGACAAAACAAGTTGAATACTGTTGAGAATGATAGATGTTGCAACATAAGGAGAAAGTTCTGAGACTGCATTAGAGACTGTTTCCCCCTCAGTGAAAATGTAACTTATGACATCTCGCAATGCAAGTACAATTATGGCACAGATCACCGAGATGAGGAAGGAGCTTGAAGTTGCCATCACAACTGCAAATGCAGCCGCTTTTGGATGCCCAGCCCCAAGCTCATTCCCGACCCTCACACTGCATAAATAAGTCAGGGGGATTATAGTTTAGGGTTTTGTTAGTTTAAGTAAATAATTAAGTAGTCCCCAAATAATTATGTAAATCAACTCACCTTGCAGCAGCATTGAACCCCACAGAAACCATGAACACCCATCCAGTTATGGCCATGCTGCATTATTTAAATATTCCAttagagaaaaggaaaaaaaaaaaaaaacagctgcAAAATTGACGTTGGTCAGAACACAATTATTAGATTAAAGACATTAAAAAAATGATCATTACAACAATTATGGATTTGTAAAAGTGATTAATTTGGCAAATTTTCTTAATTTGGTGCTTACCAGATAGAGAGGGCGTCCAAGGCAATTTCAGCATCTTGAAGCAACCCAGCAATCAAAACTATAATTTGATAATACCAAGTCTCAAGGCATAACATTACGGCCGATGCTGCAGACAACTTAAAAAATCTGCAAAGACCGGAAAATGCCCTAATGCTAAAACCTCTCCATGTATGCTTGCACCTTGGAGTCCAAACAATGTACACAAACTGTGCCACCACTATAATCCACCATGAAAAACTCAGCATCAACGCCGCACCCAGCAAACCCCAATCCAGTTTGTACACCACCACCCAGCTTAACACTATGTGCACCACAAGTGCACCTGCTGAGATGTAGGCACTAGGGAACACTATGCTCTGGGCTTGGAGGAATTTTTGTATGGGGAAATTGCAAGCGTAGGCAAATATTTGAGGGATCAGACCGTATACGAAAACCGCGGCTGCGGCTGAGATGGAGGCTGATTCACCTAGGGCTAGCAAGAGGGGCTTGGAGAAGATGTAAATTATCATAAGTGGGATCCCAGTTGCCAGGAGGAGGATTGTTGATCTCTGCATGTATATGCCCAGCATTTCATATTTATGTGCTCCATAGGCTTGACCACATAGAGTTTCCACTGCACTACCCATACCAAGCTGCACTAAAAACACATGTTACTTGTATATCTGATTCGTGACCGAAGACAATATGATATATGTTATGTTGACAGACTGTAAATTTGAATCATTAATCCAGTTAATAATGTAATTTTTGGTTAAACATGCATGTGGTAATTAACAATAGCACACCATGAAACATATTTGACAAAAGAACTTTACCAATCAACTTCGTGCTTCGAAAATCAAATTAGTGTTAACAGGGTAAGTTGAATTATTATGTATACCATGAGGCCAAAGGCGAAAACTTGAATCCCAATGTTGCCAAGAGATGAGGCAGCAAGTTCAAGATTGCCAAGATGACCACAGAAGATTTGGGTGGACATGGTTATAACATTGTTGAGCAAGTAAACCACCACCGCCGGAGCTGCCAGGCGATACAGGGTCTTCGTCTCGAGCCACGTGGCCGTTCGGAGACGCTGGAAGTATGAGAACTCGGTGTTGTTTAGTGTGTCTTCCAGTTCCGAGCTTACTATCTGCTGTAATGATGTTTTGGGAACTAACATGGGCTCAGAGAGATCATTATCACTTGAGTACTCCATGCTAGCAAgaaatctctctgtctctctctctctctagacaaTGTATACAAGAGGGCAAGAGGTCCTTTCTTGTGATTTGTCAAGCCGTCTACAAGCTACTTATACATACCATATGGCATGACAAATTTTTcgcaagaaaaaaggaaaaataaaatgctaaaaaataaaatgaatcaaaaccatcaatattattaagaaaacttACGGATTCTAATAAAGGTTAATAAcagagagattaaatttatagataaaatttACATTACAAGAAAACCGTGTGCTTGCTTTACAGAAACCGTGTGCTCTGTGCTTACAGTGCTGAGTGCTGACAAAAGTTGTATAGCACATGGGTACTTGTGCTTTCTAAagacaaatctctctctctctctctgtctcatcTCTCTcgtattctctctctctacaacccAGAAGGCAGAAACCACCCAATTTCATCTCCTCTTTGTTCTGACTTCTCAGCCTCTCTCTCCCACCGTCGAATTCTTGCACCTCCATGCTGCTCtgctttcttcctctcttcctccaaatcagaCTCGCTCTCACCCTCTTCTTGCACCTCCATGAACCCGCGGAGCATTCCTTTCCTTCACTCCAAAGCTTGGCTGCAGACGGTTCCTTGAAAGCTCGAAGAAAAGTCGACGCGCTGCTTCGATTACTGAACAGGTGCTGCATCCAATCTCACCACCAGATATTCTGTCTCTCTTTCATAGCCATGGCACGGCAATCGCAGCAAGTTCTGCGCAGCGCTTCTTCATCGTCACAATATTCCTACCAATTCTTTCCAAACCCTGGCTTCTTCAATCCCCACCGCACCATCTCCGCCGCCCAAAAACCGAACCGGACCGAAACCGaactgaaaaaaaacaaaaccgaaaaaaattaaatcgatTCGATTAAAAAATCGAACCGTTTTGAACTGAACCCAACCCTAATCCAGATCCCAAGCTAATAGTTTGTCTTTGCTTTATTTGTTTGATGAATCAAATCTGAGGGATACAAAGACAGAGAGGCATATTAATTCATTGTGGcaaattcaagaaaatgaagcatAACGAATCAAATTTGACAACGTTCTGTGCTGGGACttgtattttttcttttacataTGAAAAGTTTAGAGcgcaaaataaaaattttggaaTGTCATTAACAATTTCATTACATTGTTCATGTGGGTCTTTATCACTTGATGATAAAAATAGAGTAGTGTTATTCATATACCCGTTAGTTTTCGTTGTTTGATAATCTTTAATTTATTCGATTCAATGAccagaaattaagaaaaatgtaaAGGCGGTAAAGTACAGTGTGCGGATAACATCATCCAAAAGCATTGATGAGAAagcatgcatttttttttttgaataaacgataCCATTTACACTAAAAGGGTGACAGTGGACTTATTCTcataatggactagcaataatgtgattcagaTTCGTTTTTGTCgggaatcgaacctaagacatcttacttacaaatgaagaggaaaaccactagaccgtagtactaagtgacaaaaaTCATGCATCTTAATTCATCTGAACGTAACTCAAATTTTCTGGTCAATAGACTCGAAAACTGGAAAGCCATGAGAGAGGTAAGCTTTCAAAATCAGTAGATTCATTTATCAATCTAATCTAAACTAGGCAAACTAGCAATACTCTCACATTACACATTTCCCATGACAGACGTGAGTTATACCAGTTGGCCAATGCAGTTATACCAGTTGGTAAATGAGTACAATACATGGTCCGAGTTGGTCCATCACTTGTAAAAGAAGTAAAGATTATACTTTGGCTGCCATCTAAGTTTACAATATAATTAACCACCCCCGATTTCCTAATTTTTTACAGAAATTTTATCACAGAAGCAAGAAAGAATCATGAATCAGTAGGATTGGAAGCACAAACTTGAAGTCAGATTGCCGTAGATCATAGCTTCTCTCCCCAGTTTTCACGACAATCTTACATCGATTAGCTTGGGGTGACTTGTATAAACGACGGACCAACCATGAATTTTCCTTCCAAGGACTGGCGCGTTTTCCTCAAGGGAAACTTATTTACAGAAGCATCATAAGGACCATCCCGGAAGCAAGGAGTAGAGAAAGCATCACATTATCATGGTACAGACCTGGAGACCGTGAGAGCATATGTTTTAAGATTAAACTCACAGCCCAAAGAGCTCAATGTACATAATACTCAAAGAGTTCTGCGACTAGTTTCCTAAGAATTTTCATAAGGATAAACAAACTTAACATGCCTTACATACTGCACATGGGGACTGCTGAAATAAACGAAATTATCACCAAGGAAGATTAACGAATGAACCTACTCACCATTTCCAGCAGATGCTGCTGCAGGAAGTGC
This genomic interval from Malus domestica chromosome 05, GDT2T_hap1 contains the following:
- the LOC103428479 gene encoding protein DETOXIFICATION 40-like; this translates as MEYSSDNDLSEPMLVPKTSLQQIVSSELEDTLNNTEFSYFQRLRTATWLETKTLYRLAAPAVVVYLLNNVITMSTQIFCGHLGNLELAASSLGNIGIQVFAFGLMLGMGSAVETLCGQAYGAHKYEMLGIYMQRSTILLLATGIPLMIIYIFSKPLLLALGESASISAAAAVFVYGLIPQIFAYACNFPIQKFLQAQSIVFPSAYISAGALVVHIVLSWVVVYKLDWGLLGAALMLSFSWWIIVVAQFVYIVWTPRCKHTWRGFSIRAFSGLCRFFKLSAASAVMLCLETWYYQIIVLIAGLLQDAEIALDALSICMAITGWVFMVSVGFNAAASVRVGNELGAGHPKAAAFAVVMATSSSFLISVICAIIVLALRDVISYIFTEGETVSNAVSELSPYVATSIILNSIQLVLSGVAVGCGWQAFVAYVNVGCYYIVGIPLGCLLGFKFDFGAQGIWVGMIGGTFMQTVILMWVTFRTDWNKEVEKVRNRLDNWEDKEERSHEDLLIN